The following coding sequences are from one Nicotiana tomentosiformis chromosome 3, ASM39032v3, whole genome shotgun sequence window:
- the LOC104113741 gene encoding uncharacterized protein, producing the protein MALQTPTRIPATPLAPNGGNSGLRQPPNSLALKSSFFSPSVHLLLPPPPSSRAAPATAPKFSMRVASKQAYICRDCGYIYNDRTPFEKQLPDKYFCPVCGAPKRRFRPYEPKVTKDANSTEVRKARKEQLKRDEAIGNALPIAIGVGVAALAALYFYINNSS; encoded by the exons atggccCTGCAAACACCCACTAGAATTCCAGCTACTCCTTTAGCTCCAAATGGTGGCAACAGTGGTCTTCGGCAGCCACCAAATAGTTTAGCTCTGAAATCTTCATTCTTTTCTCCATCTGTTCATCTATTGCTCCCACCTCCACCATCGTCTCGTGCTGCTCCTGCTACTGCCCCCAAGTTTTCTATGCGTGTTGCCTCCAAGCAAGCTTATATTTGCCGGGATTGCGG GTACATTTACAATGACAGGACTCCTTTCGAGAAACAATTACCTGACAAATACTTCTGTCCTG TGTGTGGAGCTCCTAAAAGAAGATTCAGGCCATATGAACCTAAAGTAACCAAAGATGCTAATTCCACAGAGGTTCGTAAGGCCAGGAAAGAACAGTTAAAAAGAGATGAGGCTATTGG GAATGCTCTGCCTATTGCCATTGGAGTTGGAGTTGCTGCACTTGCTGCTTTATACTTCTACATCAACAACAGTTCCTAG
- the LOC104113740 gene encoding uncharacterized protein At4g14100-like, with protein sequence MLISGKPITISALLLLLTASSLCFTLINASKSSDPIPTPWPKQFHSILFMNNTKGNLQVVDLWYDYPNGRNFNIIQNQLGKLLYDLEWDNGTSYYYTLDANKECRVMHFPVGILRPNWLQGGKFLGQRYMDGFLCNVWEKVDFIWYYEDVVTKRPVYWAFFTGMIAHVMTFEVGKVLEDPNWQAPVYCFKESKEQEISPVIDSFVSNDVSIGRLMGAAMDVSLLR encoded by the exons atgttgATTTCAGGCAAACCCATTACAATTTCCGCTCTCCTCCTCCTTCTAACGGCATCTTCTCTTTGCTTCACTTTAATCAATGCTTCAAAATCCAGCGACCCAATTCCTACCCCATGGCCAAAACAATTCCACTCGATTCTCTTTATGAATAACACCAAAGGGAATCTCCAGGTTGTGGATTTGTGGTACGATTATCCCAATGGCAGGAACTTCAACATAATCCAAAACCAATTGGGAAAGCTTCTTTACGATTTGGAATGGGATAATGGCACTTCTTATTACTACACTTTGGACGCTAACAAGGAATGTAGGGTCATGCATTTTCCAGTGGGAATTCTTAGGCCTAATTGGCTACAAGGCGGAAAGTTTTTGGGACAGAGATATATGGATGGGTTTCTCTGCAATGTATGGGAAAAAGTTGATTTCAtttggtactatgaggatgtTGTTACTAAGAGACCCGTTTACTGGGCTTTCTTCACAG GTATGATCGCGCATGTAATGACTTTCGAAGTAGGAAAAGTGCTAGAGGATCCGAATTGGCAAGCCCCTGTTTACTGTTTCAAAGAGTCCAAGGAACAAGAAATATCTCCTGTAATTGATAGTTTTGTTAGTAATGATGTTTCGATTGGCAGACTCATGGGAGCAGCTATGGATGTTTCTTTGCTGCGCTGA